A single genomic interval of Leishmania panamensis strain MHOM/PA/94/PSC-1 chromosome 25 sequence harbors:
- a CDS encoding hypothetical protein (TriTrypDB/GeneDB-style sysID: LpmP.25.0430), giving the protein MSSEGVNSLAQRVLSLEDIIRQQEQTISAVLQRLRDVEQYAAAESRSREQAQQLLQAAFGNHNGSTAETLNRMQALLQSHNDRLSTLQAEVQGQGAALRGTNDKHDVAFREMEKRLQADLSGAHQRAQTGETASAEAMRALQAQLQSMANVTQAVETRNHDDLVALQQQISAELAMQRQRCDNLESAIRDALRDVHGSLSGDVRSAGAQQRSDLEAAVQRINQELEALSQRTRIDMNQLHSTEQTDVSDLRRRIGDLEYGVREAVQAATNGLAHEVAQVAQHSQMQDKRQETAHQAILQELAKHDTQLETVDLNWRASVTDLGAKMREDVAAAQQRSVAGDQALQSQVGALQDRLVEMANKLRGDLTALATSMQENCVRPLQEAHHTLSVQGQRMSRIADDYASMQDYVTTFAAHVDEDVGQSKQIMEAAVRAAHSDLLERINLISMPNTLHQDSDMRAEVNRSLAKLWEDAKGVFLTQRSLDDIQTQLMTLESAVRVELCALAERLNEVWRTVDKHRIGELRAAQQPITPAAVTGMAPEQSSSHHFAAASAAISTVTTPVASSFTRTHRNQVSAVLTKASKSTAELPTTGATATTAAPWSSKAARTSGASSVTAKAEEIYKDSDEQNERLRQHEEDIKALWASLQRLHTAQTPELSKPASSTQWNNVSTIHPPTAAGAEVDRASIEAQSAAREAAESAKAAESAQDECVRAANELRLAVQRVSVLEESLKMQLTEAKVMLSAATPKQQAQPPQPLPRKTDKPPAASFAAKTTPPYSSPPKQLVAKGEEETAKGEAAKDAKGEEETAKGEEETAKGEAETAKGEEKTAKGEAAKDVKTGVSGAPASITPRSANRPTAHTRLSAEALATPADDLVEVPGMLTGEVFIVRKDKIDATSSASVRRRPATAGTATFLPRPMASSGALVRPTLGDNVVPEPSSHRGSSSEVLLPTHQFVRKREYSNFKDFTKREIDTIWVELLSMRRTHGLSKEEVLLYISQSKEQILGTVLNIVQQQEKEVLGILGNIKTQLTELDRNPDAVREIRVFPVDSGQNLENFVRSLSGYLKAVPVAAQAEPLSSAATAAGQPQSGVRKGVSRPATNRPAARRTGASTTATTTPLGQSLHPTERGNESGACTSHSSACSSLPVQPQLISPMVKRRASQPTLRPELQEAVCVSLEVSSPKSDSSSQRKPSHCPAPKHNFSASQQHARQYATDAVVHPQSARPARRLSEPECVVAQHQLASISSTTVQVSQAKSSPLSSEHASVGRQLLLGSRLAAASAGLGPSGGSDPCCYASPQSDHTAPPPDQLSSPSSSAVRGCTGGDLKCFLKESKSPRNSTGSSFHLNPLQGIVGSRFPSPTVPGVRRAATATGVLATATPSRSVDSESQLLEADQRQPYTRLPRCPLRGHSLSLLTTSQAEAPDAPLPKDTSFEKYESVTICQESETSYQSVGSMRPLRSGVQHRSVDSMDGTSARGGISAACVREPRHLYERQTPMPGQYRSLSAQFPTPMAQPHPRGYSPARDGSSTSVSIDTNPPRRPAQVHTTAVSGTIRLGPYRKPPGDDTNNLTIASRTSISSCIDHTPHVNVSGGRNDDRSTRSMHSALQSLDCSTPNQPHSSATMPSNVVPVRVLDNPVNRSDDSSSLDRSLVIVHPYNKP; this is encoded by the coding sequence ATGAGCAGCGAGGGTGTCAACTCCCTAGCGCAGCGCGTGCTGTCCTTGGAAGACATTATTCGACAGCAGGAGCAAACAATCAGCGCGGtactgcagcggctgcgtgatGTGGAGCAGTACGCAGCCGCCGAGTCGCGCAGCCgcgagcaggcgcagcagctgctgcaagcGGCCTTCGGCAATCATaacggcagcactgccgaGACGCTCAATCGAATGCAGGCACTTCTGCAAAGCCACAACGATCGCCTTAGTACGCTGCAGGCGGAGGTCCAAGGGCAGGGCGCGGCGTTACGCGGCACCAACGACAAGCACGATGTGGCGTTCCGCGAAATGGAGAAGCGCCTCCAGGCAGACCTCAGTGGGGCGCATCAGCGCGCGCAAACCGGCGAGACTGCGTCTGCTGAGGCGATGCGCGCCCTTCaagcgcagctgcaaagCATGGCGAACGTGACGCAGGCCGTCGAGACTCGCAACCATGATGATTtagtggcgctgcagcagcaaatCAGCGCTGAGCTGGCCATGCAGCGCCAGCGATGCGACAACTTAGAGAGCGCCATACGCGATGCACTGCGCGATGTGCACGGGTCCCTCTCCGGAGATGTGCGGAGCGCCggtgctcagcagcgcagtgaTCTGgaggctgcggtgcagcgcatTAACCAGGAGCTTGAGGCCCTCAGTCAGCGTACGCGCATTGATATGAATCAGCTACACAGCACTGAGCAGACTGACGTCAGCGAtctgcggcgccgcatcggcgATCTGGAGTACGGCGTACGCGAGGCGGTTCAGGCTGCCACGAACGGACTCgcgcacgaggtggcgcaggtggcgcagcacagTCAGATGCAGGACAAGCGGCAGGAAACCGCGCACCAGGCAATCCTGCAAGAGCTTGCGAAGCACGACACTCAACTGGAGACTGTGGACCTGAACTGGCGGGCGAGTGTCACTGACCTCGGGGCAAAGATGCGCGAGGATGtggctgccgcgcagcagcggtctGTCGCGGGGGATCAGGCGTTGCAGTCACAGGTTGGCGCCTTACAGGATCGTCTCGTTGAAATGGCGAATAAGCTCCGCGGTGATCTTACGGCGCTAGCGACCTCCATGCAGGAGAATTGTGTGAGGCCACTTCAGGAGGCGCACCACACACTAAGCGTCCAGGGGCAGCGTATGAGCCGCATCGCTGATGATTACGCCTCCATGCAGGACTATGTAACGACGTTCGCTGCACACGTAGACGAGGACGTGGGTCAGTCAAAGCAAATtatggaggcggcggtgcgagCCGCACACTCTGACCTACTGGAGCGCATCAACTTGATCTCAATGCCTAACACGTTGCACCAAGACTCGGACATGCGCGCCGAGGTGAATCGCAGTTTGGCAAAGCTCTGGGAGGACGCCAAGGGCGTTTTTctgacgcagcgcagcctgGATGATATCCAGACGCAGCTGATGACCTTGGAAAGCGCCGTGCGAGTGGAGCTCTGCGCACTGGCAGAGCGGCTCAACGAAGTTTGGCGTACCGTCGACAAACACCGCATTGGGGAGCTtcgcgcggcgcagcagccaaTCACGCCAGCTGCAGTGACCGGAATGGCGCCTGAGCAAAGCTCCTCTCATCAttttgccgctgccagcgccgccatctccacTGTGACAACCCCTGTCGCCAGCTCCTTCACGCGAACCCACCGGAATCAAGTCTCAGCTGTGCTGACGAAGGCTTCCAAGTCGACTGCAGAGCTGCCTACGACTGGAGcaaccgccaccactgcggcgCCGTGGTCGTCCAAGGCAGCGAGGACGTCGGGCGCCAGCTCTGTCAcagcgaaggcggaggaaaTCTACAAGGACAGCGATGAGCAGAATGAGCGTCTGCGGCAACATGAGGAGGACATCAAAGCACTGTGGGCCTccctgcagcgactgcacaCTGCGCAAACGCCGGAGCTCAGCAAACCCGCGAGTTCAACTCAGTGGAACAACGTATCAACAATACACCCTCCAACGGCGGCTGGCGCCGAGGTCGACAGAGCGTCCATCGAAGCCCAGTCGGCTGCgcgagaggcagcagagagtgCCAAGGCTGCCGAGTCGGCCCAGGACGAatgtgtgcgcgccgccAACGAGCTGCGGCTTGCTGTGCAGCGGGTCAGTGTGCTCGAAGAGTCGCTGAAGATGCAGCTGACAGAGGCGAAGGTCATGCTATCAGCTGCAACGCCTAAGCAGCAAGCGCAACCTCCGCAGCCTCTACCAAGGAAGACCGACAAGCCCCCGGCAGCGTCCTTTGCGGCGAAGACTACGCCACCCTATTCGTCGCCCCCCAAGCAGCTTGTCGccaaaggggaagaggagactGCAAAAGGGGAAGCGGCGAAAGATgcgaaaggggaagaggagaccgccaaaggggaagaggagaccgCCAAAGGGGAAGCGGAGACCGccaaaggggaagagaagaccGCCAAAGGGGAAGCAGCGAAAGATGTGAAAACAGGTGTTAGCGGCGCCCCCGCGTCCATCACGCCACGCTCAGCGAACAGGCCGACGGCTCACACTCGCCTCTCTGCGGAGGCTCTCGCAACACCTGCAGATGATCTCGTCGAGGTTCCTGGGATGCTGACCGGTGAGGTGTTTATTGTGCGTAAGGACAAGATAGACGCTACGTCGTCGGCCTCGGTGCGGAGGCGACCAGCGACCGCAGGCACTGCCACCTTCCTGCCAAGGCCCATGGCCTCGTCGGGCGCGCTCGTGAGGCCGACTTTGGGAGATAACGTCGTGCCGGAGCCTTCATCTCATCGTGGTTCCTCGtccgaggtgctgctgcccactcATCAGTTCGTGCGTAAGCGCGAATACAGCAACTTTAAGGACTTCACCAAGCGAGAGATTGACACAATTTGGGTCGAACTGCTGAGCATGCGTCGTACCCACGGTCTgtcgaaggaggaggtgttgCTTTACATCAGCCAGAGCAAGGAGCAGATACTGGGCACTGTGCTCAATattgtgcagcagcaggagaaggaggtaCTTGGGATACTGGGTAATATTAAGACCCAACTCACCGAGCTCGATCGCAACCCTGACGCAGTGCGTGAGATACGAGTGTTTCCTGTCGATAGCGGCCAGAACCTGGAAAACTTCGTGCGCTCCCTCTCGGGCTACCTGAAGGCGGTGCCAGTCGCAGCTCAGGCGGAGCCTCTATCATctgcagccaccgctgctggacaGCCGCAGAGTGGGGTGCGAAAAGGGGTGTCACGACCAGCTACCAACAGACCTGCCGCAAGGCGCACAGGAGCATCTACCACGGCAACTACAACGCCGCTTGGGCAGTCGCTGCACCCTACAGAGCGCGGCAATGAAAGTGGAGCGTGCACGTCGCACTCGAGCGCATGCTCTTCCTTGCctgtgcagccgcagctcatTTCCCCAATGGTGAAGCGGCGCGCTAGCCAACCCACTCTCAGGCCCGAGTTGCAGGAGGCGGTGTGTGTAAGCCTTGAAGTGAGCTCACCAAAGTCTGACAGCTCCTCTCAGCGCAAACCTTCGCACTGCCCGGCTCCGAAGCACAACTTCTCAGCAAGTCAGCAGCATGCGCGGCAGTACGCCACGGACGCCGTTGTGCATCCGCAATCTGCTCGCCCGGCGAGGCGCTTGTCCGAGCCGGAATGcgtcgtcgcgcagcaccagcttgCTAGTATATCTTCAACGACAGTACAGGTGTCCCAGGCAAAGTCCTCACCTCTATCATCAGAGCATGCTTCGGTAGGGCGTCAGCTGCTTCTTGGCAGCCGtcttgctgccgcttccgccgGTCTCGGCCCCTCGGGCGGTAGTGACCCCTGCTGCTACGCTTCCCCACAATCGGATcacacggcgccgccgccggacCAGCTATCGAGCCCAAGCAGCTCGGCTGTCCGTGGTTGTACTGGCGGCGACCTGAAGTGCTTCTTGAAAGAATCCAAGTCCCCACGCAACTCCACGGGGAGCTCTTTTCACCTCAACCCACTGCAGGGAATTGTAGGCAGCCGTTTCCCGTCTCCTACTGTGCCGGGTGTGCGTCGTGCGGCAACCGCGACAGGGGTGCTTGCTACGGCGACGCCTTCACGGTCCGTAGACAGTGAGTCCCAGCTCCTTGAAGCTGATCAGCGACAGCCATACACGCGTCTGCCTCGGTGTCCACTTCGTGGACACTCGCTATCTTTGCTCACGACTTCTCAGGCGGAGGCGCCagatgcaccgctgccgaagGACACGTCGTTTGAGAAGTACGAGTCCGTCACCATTTGCCAGGAAAGCGAGACTTCCTACCAGTCAGTAGGGAGCATGCGGCCGTTACGCAGCGGCGTGCAGCATCGGTCTGTGGACTCTATGGATGGCACTTCCGCTCGAGGCGGTATTTCAGCTGCGTGTGTCAGAGAGCCAAGGCACCTCTACGAGCGGCAGACCCCGATGCCGGGGCAGTACCGTTCACTGTCGGCTCAGTTTCCTACGCCGATGGCGCAACCGCACCCGCGCGGCTACAGCCCGGCgagagacggcagcagcacttcGGTGTCGATAGACACGAACCCGCCGCGTCGCCCGGCACAGGTCCACACAACGGCCGTCAGCGGGACTATTCGTCTAGGGCCCTATAGGAAGCCGCCTGGTGACGACACAAACAACCTCACCATAGCTTCGCGCACTTCGATATCCTCGTGCATCGACCATACCCCGCATGTGAATGTCTCTGGCGGGCGCAACGATGACAGGAGCACGCGCAGCATGCACAGTGCTTTGCAGTCGCTTGACTGCTCGACTCCAAACCAGCCCCATTCCTCGGCGACGATGCCCTCGAATgtggtgcctgtgcgtgtccTCGACAACCCGGTGAACCGGTCTGACGACTCAAGCAGCCTGGACCGCTCCTTGGTGATTGTGCACCCGTACAACAAGCCGTGA